One Cyprinus carpio isolate SPL01 chromosome A16, ASM1834038v1, whole genome shotgun sequence genomic region harbors:
- the LOC109104770 gene encoding E3 ubiquitin-protein ligase MYLIP-B, whose amino-acid sequence MLCHITRPDSVVLEVEVDPKANGEDILNKICRKMGIIEVDYFGLQFTGTKGEILWMNLRNRISQQVDCMSPCRLRLRVKFFVEPHLILQEQTRHLFLMHIKEELFKGSLRLDAEQAIELCALLAQAEFGDYTHNTVNYCYSQIYGQDPSHDTINNIFLRHKSLEGVSQASAEYQALQLVSSLNYYGVEWHSACDSEGQELLIGVGPEGLFVCKIDFTPIERIIYPVIQMATQSGRIVYVTITKDRGDSVVLLFKFISPSAANGLYRAITEIHAFYRCDTVMSTVKMQYSRDFKGHLASLFLNESIDLGKRYIFDIQRTSKEVYDRARRTLFKAGVALTGCGSSRDGCSHSPLRQTKAEREERMCGGCRETCFLKEKLQSLQEALTCSLCCEQEINAAFCPCGHMFCCYNCAGQLQCCPVCLSDVYRVQHVYLPTCASLLDLAEAKTTTFSVPRGTAVSVDCGDEENTCQM is encoded by the exons ATGTTATGCCACATAACTCGACCGGACTCGGTGGTTCTGGAAGTGGAGGTGGACCCAAAAGCAAACGGAGAGGACATTCTCAATAAG ATATGTCGGAAAATGGGAATCATAGAGGTAGATTATTTTGGACTTCAGTTCACCGGTACAAAAGGAGAGATTTTATGGATGAATCTCAGAAACAGGATTTCTCAACAAGTGGACTGTATGTCTCCCTGCAGACTGAGGCTGCGAGTGAAGTTCTTTGTTGAGCCACATCTAATCCTGCAAGAGCAAACCAG GCATTTGTTTCTGATGCACATCAAAGAAGAGCTTTTTAAAGGAAGCTTGCGCTTGGACGCAGAGCAGGCGATCGAGCTCTGTGCACTACTGGCTCAGGCAGAGTTTGGAGATTACACCCATAACACAGTGAACTACTGCTACTCCCAGATATACGGTCAAGACCCCAGCCATGATACCATCAACAA tatttttttgagGCATAAGTCACTGGAGGGTGTTagtcaggcttcagcagaatatCAAGCGTTGCAGCTGGTTTCCTCCCTCAACTACTATGGCGTCGAGTGGCACTCCGCATGTGATTCTGAGGGACAGGAGCTGCTCATCGGGGTCGGACCAGAGGGCCTGTTTGTCTGCAAAATAGATTTCACCCCTATTGAAAG aatcatttaCCCAGTCATTCAAATGGCCACTCAGTCTGGAAGGATTGTGTATGTGACCATTACAAAAGACCGTGGGGACAGTGTGGTTCTTCTTTTTAAGTTCATCAGTCCCAGTGCTGCCAATGGACTATATCGTGCTATCACAGAAATCCATGCCTTCTACAG GTGTGACACTGTAATGAGCACAGTGAAGATGCAATATAGCCGTGACTTCAAGGGTCATCTGGCTTCCCTCTTCCTCAACGAAAGCATTGACCTTggtaaaaggtacatctttgacATCCAGCGCACATCCAAAGAAGTATATGACCGTGCGCGTCGAACCCTGTTCAAAGCAGGGGTGGCTCTGACCGGATGTGGTAGCTCAAGAGACGGTTGCAGTCACTCTCCCCTGAGACAGACAAAAGCTGAAAGGGAGGAGAGGATGTGTGGCGGCTGCAGAGAAACTTGCTTTCTGAAGGAGAAGCTCCAAAGTCTACAAGAGGCCCTGACCTGCTCTCTGTGTTGTGAACAGGAGATCAACGCTGCGTTCTGCCCTTGTGGACACATGTTCTGCTGCTATAACTGTGCCGGCCAACTTCAG TGTTGTCCAGTGTGCCTGTCAGATGTGTACCGTGTTCAGCATGTATATTTACCCACCTGTGCCAGTCTACTTGACCTGGCAGAGGCAAAAACGACCACCTTCAGTGTGCCCAGAGGGACTGCTGTCTCAGTGGATTGTGGCGATGAAGAAAATACCTGCCAGATGTAG
- the LOC109104771 gene encoding ataxin-1-like encodes MKSNQERCNECLPPKKREILALEEKQVLVSAAVSDSQSGENLAWLASVATMASMAHIPNNAGPSQSNSAEPDSPPPSNKALTVVTEYPPTTTSVGFSFSSNSSTYRGVFSGPTVLTSNPTVLSTSLPQTIGSVQYTQLPPNLQLIGPYTSYISSQIMPSTTSSTQPRRTPQEVLATTAVISQASSLDSQNHRVISSIPNVSHSQCIQVESAPLGLTVSSPSAQLPIQIHPHSAVLAPHALALTPSQVVLHYTDGFIAKHSHHREMQNGTLGEIAVVKHSTAKVISSQSEGDQSYKQNHDLGLQTQAQVLLPADYSTHDRTGLQTSLMLVSSSHLAANNNSELQSILGKDHLSLHLAERGGICIGKPMSRVSALTSSDSQVSPASTISPHTLLQAPHNTPQQELSTSLYSATQLPIIGYITSASGGHQQAVTGYQSNLPQHVVISGNPSLLIPVSATNINPTTAEPELTRCSVIPSVANASTALPQTFINTSPPAAAASVLPNGKDITVSDGGQASCVVPSPTQIQLPVLSASVVGSPVPVTPPTSTSPHSSSPSAGLPPFFMKGSIIQLADGELKRVEDLRTEDFVQSAEVSGELKIDSSTVEHIECSRTPNAVIIQFSVGENKAQVCVEVLVEYPFFVFGQGWSSCCPDRTTQMLALSCAKLSVGDVCISLTLKSLNDSIQKKDNFSDSVTKHNNTLKPDKNYGPSEERPTQMEDLKKGQKITSGVENSAGTLVETSNQRNVLTLLENGGINPQTQVNLQNQAEKTYTFSAERAVSRKRRWSAPERGEMLRSEEDPQILPKFSFLPHHLKVSIEGRSSTGC; translated from the exons ATGAAGTCTAACCAGGAGCGTTGTAATGAGTGCCTTCCGCCAAAAAAGCGGGAGATTTTAGCTCTGGAAGAGAAGCAGGTGCTGGTGTCAGCTGCTGTTAGTGACAGCCAGAGTGGAGAGAATTTGGCTTGGCTAGCCAGCGTTGCTACCATGGCTAGCATGGCCCACATCCCCAACAATGCAGGCCCATCACAGAGCAACAGTGCTGAGCCTGACAGCCCCCCACCATCAAATAAGGCTCTCACTGTGGTGACGGAATATCCTCCAACTACTACATCTGTTGGCTTTTCATTCTCTTCCAACAGCTCCACATACAGGGGAGTTTTCTCTGGGCCTACCGTGCTAACATCCAATCCTACGGTTCTCTCCACAAGCCTTCCTCAAACTATAGGCTCCGTCCAATACACACAACTTCCCCCCAATCTCCAGCTCATAGGGCCCTATACAAGTTATATCTCTTCACAGATTATGCCATCCACGACTAGTTCAACACAGCCACGGAGGACACCACAAGAGGTCTTGGCCACAACAGCTGTCATCTCTCAAGCATCCAGCCTTGATTCACAGAATCATCGTGTGATTTCTTCTATACCAAATGTTTCCCACAGTCAGTGCATCCAGGTAGAGAGTGCGCCTTTGGGTTTGACAGTTTCCTCCCCTTCTGCCCAACTGCCGATTCAAATCCATCCACATTCAGCAGTCCTTGCCCCTCATGCCCTGGCCCTTACCCCCTCTCAAGTGGTTCTACATTACACAGATGGCTTCATTGCAAAGCACTCCCATCACAGAGAGATGCAGAATGGTACACTAGGGGAGATTGCCGTGGTCAAGCACAGTACTGCCAAAGTAATTTCTAGCCAGTCAGAAGGCGACCAGAGCTACAAGCAAAACCACGACCTGGGCCTCCAGACCCAAGCTCAGGTTCTTCTCCCAGCAGACTACAGCACTCATGACAGAACAGGACTGCAGACGTCGCTGATGTTGGTATCCAGTAGCCACCTTGCAGCAAACAACAACTCAGAGCTCCAAAGTATCTTGGGTAAGGACCACTTATCTTTGCACCTTGCTGAGAGAGGAGGGATCTGCATAGGCAAACCAATGTCCAGAGTGTCTGCCCTTACTTCCTCAGACAGCCAAGTTTCTCCTGCCTCCACAATCTCCCCACACACACTCCTGCAGGCTCCTCACAACACTCCCCAACAAGAGCTCTCCACCAGCCTTTACTCTGCAACACAGCTCCCAATTATTGGCTACATCACCAGTGCTTCTGGTGGACACCAGCAAGCAGTAACTGGTTATCAGAGCAACCTGCCACAGCACGTGGTGATCTCAGGCAACCCCTCCTTGCTCATTCCAGTGAGTGCCACTAACATCAATCCAACTACTGCTGAGCCAGAGCTCACCCGCTGTTCTGTAATCCCCAGTGTAGCCAATGCATCAACAGCTCTGCCTCAGACCTTTATTAATACATCCCCACCTGCAGCTGCAGCTTCAGTCCTACCCAATGGTAAAGACATCACAGTCTCTGATGGTGGTCAAGCTTCCTGTGTTGTCCCAAGTCCAACCCAAATACAGCTGCCTGTTCTTTCAGCCAGTGTGGTGGGATCTCCAGTTCCTGTAACACCTCCAACATCCACAAGCCCTCACAGCTCATCACCATCAGCGGGCCTACCACCATTCTTCATGAAGGGCTCTATCATTCAGTTGGCAGACGGTGAACTAAAGCGTGTGGAGGATCTGCGCACAGAGGACTTTGTGCAAAGTGCGGAGGTGAGTGGAGAACTGAAGATTGACTCCAGCACTGTAGAGCACATAGAGTGTAGCCGCACACCCAATGCTGTCATCATACAGTTCTCAGTGGGAGAGAACAAAGCCCAG gTCTGTGTCGAGGTTCTAGTGGAATACCCTTTCTTTGTGTTTGGTCAAGGTTGGTCATCCTGCTGCCCTGACCGCACCACCCAGATGCTAGCACTATCCTGTGCTAAACTATCTGTGGGTGATGTTTGTATTTCTCTCACCCTTAAAAGCCTAAATGATAGCATTCAAAAGAAAGATAATTTTTCAGACTCTGTGACGAAACACAACAATACTTTGAAACCAGACAAAAACTATGGGCCAAGTGAGGAAAGACCAACCCAAATGGAGGATCTTAAGAAAGGACAAAAAATTACATCAGGAGTGGAAAATAGTGCAGGAACACTGGTTGAGACTTCCAACCAAAGAAATGTGTTGACCCTCTTAGAGAATGGGGGCATAAATCCTCAGACACAAGTGAACCTCCAGAACCAGGCAGAAAAAACCTACACATTTAGTGCTGAGAGAGCAGTTAGCCGCAAGAGGAGATGGTCTGCACCAGAGAGGGGAGAAATGTTGAGGTCGGAAGAGGACCCTCAGATTTTACCCAAATTTTCCTTCCTCCCACATCACCTGAAGGTCAGCATTGAGGGCCGCTCCAGCACAGGTTGCTGA